The nucleotide sequence GCGACAAGGTTCCCCTCGATGCCCGGCGGAAGCTTTTCAAGCTTCTTTACGAGGTTGTCGGCGTAATGGGGTTCAAAGAAGCCGTTGTTGAGTTTTACCAATTGCTCGCAAAAGATCTCGCTGAAGATAAGCCCGCGCTCTCCCCCGCGGAGCCTCAGGGCCTCTTTCGGCGGAACATATTCCCAGCCGACCTCTCCGGCGTATCTTATGAGAGCGTCCTGGACGGCCTTTCTTTCCGAGCCTAAAGGCATTGAGTTTAATCCTTAATAAACTACGAACATTTGCGCTTCAATTTCTCGTCAAAGGTTAAAATTTTTCCTTTTTGTTTTCGAGCTTTTATGCACAGAAAACAATCAAGCAAACTGAGCCCTTTAGATTCAAGAAATAAGTTGAAAGCTTCGAGCAACAGACTCTTATCTCGGTTGAGCACACCTTTGTAAAGCAGGAGATCTTTCAGCGCTTCCGCGGCTTCTCCAGTGGGAATACCGTAGGTCTTGGTAAGCACATAAAAGGTCTCTAAGAAAACTTCCGAGAGGATAACGGCTTTTTGACGGCCTTGTTTTAAAGCTTCAAAGAAAGGGCGAATTTCCTGGTATTGTTCCTCAACATCGGCCAGAAGGTAACGCAAAAGGACATTGGTGTCAGGGAATATTACGGTACTCATCCGCTACTTTTTGCCAGGCGATCTCGCGCTCTTTCTCATGGGAAAGGGGCTTCTTGACATATTTTTTGAATATTCCGCCCACATCCCTAACTGGTTCAAGGACGATCTTCCCTTCTATCACTCTGAAGCGCACCACATTCGTACCTAGAAGCTCCCGTATCTTTTTGGGAATGGTAACCTGCCCTTTGGAAGTGATCTTTACCAGCGCTTCCATGCCTTACTCCGAATTGAAATTCTTACTTTTAATTTTAACCCTTATCTTACCCGTCATCAAATGGTGGAGCATGGTTTTGAAAAAGGCCTGAAGG is from Thermosulfurimonas sp. F29 and encodes:
- a CDS encoding PIN domain-containing protein, whose translation is MSTVIFPDTNVLLRYLLADVEEQYQEIRPFFEALKQGRQKAVILSEVFLETFYVLTKTYGIPTGEAAEALKDLLLYKGVLNRDKSLLLEAFNLFLESKGLSLLDCFLCIKARKQKGKILTFDEKLKRKCS
- a CDS encoding AbrB/MazE/SpoVT family DNA-binding domain-containing protein, with amino-acid sequence MEALVKITSKGQVTIPKKIRELLGTNVVRFRVIEGKIVLEPVRDVGGIFKKYVKKPLSHEKEREIAWQKVADEYRNIP